A region from the Aquimarina sp. ERC-38 genome encodes:
- a CDS encoding carboxymuconolactone decarboxylase family protein: MYDMNHLKKLGTLGKNAEPAMKAFQALDQAALADGAIPKKYKELIALAVALTTQCPYCLEIHKKHAVEAGATPEELAEVTFVAAALRAGAAVVHGTHLMD; this comes from the coding sequence ATGTACGATATGAATCACCTAAAGAAATTAGGTACACTGGGAAAAAACGCAGAACCTGCCATGAAAGCATTTCAGGCGCTTGATCAGGCTGCACTTGCTGATGGAGCAATCCCAAAAAAATATAAAGAGTTAATAGCATTAGCCGTAGCACTGACCACCCAATGTCCTTATTGTCTTGAAATACATAAAAAGCACGCTGTAGAAGCGGGTGCAACCCCTGAAGAACTGGCAGAAGTAACTTTTGTAGCGGCTGCTTTACGGGCAGGTGCTGCAGTTGTTCACGGTACGCATTTAATGGATTAA
- a CDS encoding flavin monoamine oxidase family protein, which yields MTEQNTTKYVIVGAGLSGLTSAYFLNKLKETSFVILESRDRTGGRISTINGIDLGATWFQNHHQNVLNLLDDLDIEKFHQYSNGKSVLVYSSMAPAHYFENDPSTPSAYRISGGSSAMIRSLTAINREKIQTSTTVTAIKETATGVEVITDNGTYYANKVIITIPPRIATRITFNPELSDRTIKAMKTTHTWMSNAIKVGLTFKKPFWREKNLSGTLIGQVGAVTELYDHSNAEDNSYALMGFVNEALRDILPKERKEKILSHLVKYLGEEVFDYLTYQEKDWSQDKNTSCKRIKSIYMSPQYGNSVFSEDYMNGKLLFSGAETSPVYGGYMDGAIYSGIVAAQKLIGDY from the coding sequence ATGACAGAGCAAAATACTACTAAATATGTCATAGTAGGTGCTGGTCTTTCTGGTCTCACTTCGGCTTATTTTTTAAATAAGCTGAAGGAAACCAGTTTTGTTATATTAGAATCCCGTGACCGTACCGGCGGTCGTATTTCTACTATAAACGGTATTGACCTGGGTGCTACCTGGTTTCAAAATCATCATCAAAATGTCCTGAATTTATTAGATGATTTGGATATAGAAAAATTTCATCAATACAGTAATGGTAAAAGTGTTTTGGTCTATAGTTCAATGGCACCCGCACATTATTTTGAAAATGACCCTAGTACCCCATCCGCCTATAGGATTTCCGGAGGAAGTAGTGCCATGATCCGAAGCTTAACGGCAATCAACCGAGAAAAGATACAAACTTCTACAACCGTTACGGCAATTAAGGAAACAGCAACCGGAGTTGAAGTAATTACTGATAACGGAACGTATTACGCCAATAAAGTAATTATCACCATACCCCCACGTATTGCAACCCGTATTACTTTTAACCCTGAGCTTTCCGATAGAACCATAAAGGCGATGAAAACCACTCATACCTGGATGAGTAATGCGATTAAAGTAGGATTGACATTTAAAAAACCTTTCTGGAGAGAAAAGAACTTGTCAGGAACTCTGATCGGACAGGTAGGTGCGGTCACCGAATTATATGACCATAGTAATGCCGAAGATAATTCGTATGCCCTGATGGGATTTGTCAACGAAGCTTTAAGAGACATTTTACCAAAGGAGCGGAAAGAAAAAATCTTAAGCCATCTTGTAAAATACCTGGGAGAAGAAGTTTTTGACTATCTTACCTATCAAGAAAAAGATTGGTCTCAGGATAAAAACACCTCCTGTAAACGAATTAAATCCATCTATATGAGCCCTCAATATGGTAACTCAGTTTTTTCAGAGGATTATATGAATGGTAAATTGTTATTTTCAGGGGCAGAGACATCTCCGGTATACGGTGGTTATATGGATGGTGCGATTTACAGCGGAATTGTAGCTGCACAAAAATTAATTGGAGATTATTGA